One segment of Erigeron canadensis isolate Cc75 chromosome 2, C_canadensis_v1, whole genome shotgun sequence DNA contains the following:
- the LOC122587221 gene encoding U-box domain-containing protein 14-like has protein sequence MSNKKGSELVSQLVDSVREFSGLHECRNIVKDMYGNLVRRVKLLSPLFEELKDSDQKFCDDDLQGFKSLKVSLDLALELLISVNEGSKTFQALQIDKTIDKFHAVTTHIEEALCKINYNKLDIPEEVQEQIQLVHLQFKRAKGQKEFIDVQLQKDLAMLKKGVEPEPEVVKRLSEKLHLTSINDLRKESLAIHDMVILTGGDLENCFETMSFVLKKINDFVMLRNPENDGSESDREKGFLRHRSPIIPDDFRCPISLELMKDPVIVSTGQTYERSCIQKWLDAGHKTCPKTQQTLLHTALTPNYVLKSLIALWCDSNGIDLPRSQGNSKNIKAGRTGSECDQTAINALLEKLTNGNLGDQRAAAGELRLLAKRNSDNRICIAETGAIPILVELLSSRDSRTQEHAVTALLNLSIHEANKGIIVSVGAIPEIVDVLKNGSMEARENAAATLFSLSVVDENKVAIGAAGAIPPLIDLLQEGTPRGKKDAATAIFNLCIYQGNKVRAVRAGIVTPLMRLVKDASSGMMDEALAILAIIAGHYEGKVAIGQANPIPVLVEVVRTGSPRNRENGIAILWCVCANDISFLKIMKVVGGEEVLKELCENGTDRAKRKAGSLMELLEQVELAEPVVNL, from the exons ATGTCAAATAAAAAAGGGAGTGAGTTAGTGAGTCAACTGGTTGACTCAGTGAGAGAATTTTCAGGGTTACATGAGTGCAGAAATATAGTAAAAGATATGTATGGAAATTTGGTGAGAAGGGTAAAGCTTTTGAGTCCTTTATTTGAAGAATTAAAAGATAGTGATCAAAAATTTTGTGATGATGATCTTCAAGGATTTAAGTCTTTGAAAGTTTCTTTGGATTTGGCTTTGGAGCTTTTGATATCAGTCAATGAAGGAAGTAAAACTTTTCAG GCGTTGCAAATCGATAAAACCATTGACAAGTTTCATGCAGTTACCACACATATTGAAGAGGCATTATGCAAAATCAATTATAATAAACTTGATATACCCGAGGAAGTTCAAGAACAG ATACAACTTGTGCACTTACAATTTAAAAGAGCAAAAGGGCAAAAGGAGTTTATTGATGTACAGCTTCAAAAAGATTTGGCCATGTTGAAAAAGGGCGTGGAACCCGAACCAGAAGTGGTTAAAAGACTTTCAGAAAAACTGCATCTTACATCGATTAATGATTTAAGGAAGGAGTCACTTGCAATTCATGATATGGTCATATTGACTGGCGGAGATCTTGAAAATTGTTTTGAGACAATGTCGTTTGTTCTTAAGAAGATAAATGATTTTGTGATGTTGAGAAATCCTGAAAATGATGGCTCTGAATCTGATCGTGAAAAGGGCTTCTTGAGGCATAGATCTCCAATAATTCCTGATGATTTTCGGTGCCCAATATCGCTTGAATTGATGAAAGATCCAGTGATTGTCTCTACTGGGCAG ACTTATGAAAGATCTTGTATCCAAAAATGGCTAGACGCTGGACACAAAACGTGTCCCAAAACTCAGCAGACTTTACTACATACAGCGTTGACCCCCAACTACGTTTTGAAGAGTCTAATCGCTTTATGGTGCGATAGTAATGGCATAGATCTACCCAGATCACAAGGAAACTCTAAAAACATTAAAGCTGGAAGAACTGGTTCAGAGTGTGACCAAACTGCAATCAATGCTTTACTTGAAAAACTCACAAATGGGAACTTGGGTGATCAACGAGCAGCAGCTGGCGAACTTCGATTACTAGCAAAAAGAAACAGTGATAACAGAATATGCATAGCCGAAACTGGTGCCATTCCTATCTTAGTGGAATTATTATCTTCTCGAGATAGCAGAACACAAGAACACGCCGTCACAGCACTTTTGAACTTATCAATACATGAAGCCAATAAAGGAATTATTGTAAGTGTTGGAGCCATACCCGAGATAGTAGACGTGTTAAAGAATGGAAGCATGGAGGCTCGAGAGAATGCAGCAGCAACCCTTTTTAGCTTGTCAGTGGTGGACGAAAATAAAGTGGCCATCGGAGCTGCTGGTGCTATACCACCCCTAATTGATCTGCTTCAAGAAGGAACTCCGAGAGGGAAAAAAGACGCAGCCACGGCCATTTTTAACCTCTGTATATATCAAGGAAACAAGGTGAGAGCCGTACGTGCAGGAATCGTGACTCCATTGATGAGATTGGTTAAGGATGCTAGTAGTGGAATGATGGATGAGGCATTGGCTATATTGGCTATAATTGCTGGTCACTATGAAGGGAAAGTGGCGATTGGTCAAGCTAACCCCATCCCGGTTTTAGTGGAGGTGGTTAGAACCGGGTCACCACGCAACCGGGAGAATGGAATTGCGATTTTGTGGTGTGTGTGTGCAAATGATATCAGTTTTTTGAAGATAATGAAGGTTGTTGGAGGAGAGGAGGTGTTGAAGGAACTGTGTGAGAATGGAACTGATCGAGCTAAGCGGAAGGCCGGGAGTTTAATGGAACTTCTTGAGCAAGTCGAGCTTGCTGAACCCGTGGTTAACCTATGA